Sequence from the Nymphaea colorata isolate Beijing-Zhang1983 chromosome 9, ASM883128v2, whole genome shotgun sequence genome:
CAACGTTAACTCTTCGTTGCGCCTGATCTCCTTGAGATCACGCCATCGTCTCCAGAGGAATATCTTTGAAAGCCTGGGGAAGATGCCCAGTAGGTTAAACCGGCTTAAGCTAAGGAGCAGGTTGCGCAACATCCTTCCTACCTTCTGGACGTCGACCTCCTCAAACTTCTGGCCGAAACACATGAAGAAGAGCAAGCAGAAGATGCCATAACGAAAGCTTTCGATGGGCGTTACCACCCCACCGTTGCTCTCAGCCCGGTCTTTGAGCTTGTCTGTTAACACATCCATCACCCACCGCCGACCCTCAGAAAAGTGCTTGGTCCAACTTGGGCTGAGAGTCCCTGCCATGAGGTTGCGGCGAAAGAGGCGCCACAAGGGGCCATAGTTGGCAGAGTTGATGTTGTGCTGGTTGGTGTTGAAGACGCGTAAAGAGGCAGGGGTAGGAGGCCGTCCAGCCAAGGCTGTGCCCATCTGGACCAGGGCTTGGTGGGCCAGTTCATGCTTGGCTATGAAGATCATTATTCGTTTCCCGAGATAGACGCGGAAGACTGGCCCGTGGCAGGCGCGGAACCTGCGAAGGGCAGGCACAATGTAGGCAAGGATGAAGCCCAATTGGTGGACGTTACCGATGATGGGCAGGGATGAAGGTCCGGGTGGGAGGGGACGACCTTTGCGTTTGTCACTCCCCTTCGAAGATAGGAGCTTGAGGAGGAGGAAAACTAAGGAGATAGTGACgaagaggaaggcaagaaaGATAGAGAAGCTCTCCATGCTCACGCTTTTGCTGGAGGCTGGCCTCTTCTACACAACAGCAATGAAATGGAGATGGTTAGTCTCATGTAGCAGAAACGTTGTGCAGGTGCAACTACAGAGAAAATAAAGGAGAGAATGCTGGGGACAGAGAAGGGGATTCGGTCTGCTTCAGTGTGCCTAGTGCAGTTCCTTCGAAAGCTATAGGACATGTTAGGGTCGGGCTGGATTTCCCTCTGAGCCCTGTTGCCTGGTTGGAGTTTCCAAAATTATGAAAATCTTTTACAAAGCTTTATTTTAGAAAAcagaaaatcttgaaattgacccaCTTTCAGATTTTTCAGGAAATGAAAAGGTCCA
This genomic interval carries:
- the LOC116259975 gene encoding cytochrome P450 89A2-like; its protein translation is MESFSIFLAFLFVTISLVFLLLKLLSSKGSDKRKGRPLPPGPSSLPIIGNVHQLGFILAYIVPALRRFRACHGPVFRVYLGKRIMIFIAKHELAHQALVQMGTALAGRPPTPASLRVFNTNQHNINSANYGPLWRLFRRNLMAGTLSPSWTKHFSEGRRWVMDVLTDKLKDRAESNGGVVTPIESFRYGIFCLLFFMCFGQKFEEVDVQKVGRMLRNLLLSLSRFNLLGIFPRLSKIFLWRRWRDLKEIRRNEELTLLPFIRARATMVKKNSCCYVDTLLPLEHPEGRRLSEGEMVTLCAEFLMAGTDTTSTALQWVMANLVRSPRVQAKLYNEIRSIVGDREEVTEEELQQMPYLKAVILEALRRHPPAQLLLPHATTEEDVSIAGYQIPKDAIVNFMIGDMGLDEKVWRDAMEFRPERFMPGGEGEDVDITGTREIKMIPFGAGRRICPGMGLAVLHLQYYVANLVRKFQWLVVEGEEVDLTEKVELTVVMMHPLRARLAPRGQIGATP